One Chrysiogenia bacterium DNA segment encodes these proteins:
- a CDS encoding winged helix-turn-helix transcriptional regulator, whose translation MSTPRLQSIDGCCPPQSPQETALELGGPESDSELAIMCRALGHPARLQILRLLIEKNACVCGEIVDELPLAQSTVSQHLKVLKDAGLIIGEIKGPSTCYCVDPGKLRRLRMLVASL comes from the coding sequence ATGAGCACGCCCAGGCTACAATCCATCGATGGTTGCTGCCCTCCACAAAGCCCTCAAGAGACCGCCTTGGAATTGGGCGGCCCGGAGTCTGATAGCGAACTGGCGATCATGTGCCGGGCGCTGGGGCACCCGGCGCGGCTTCAGATTCTGCGGCTCCTCATCGAAAAGAACGCCTGCGTCTGCGGCGAAATCGTCGACGAGCTGCCACTGGCACAGTCGACGGTTTCCCAGCATCTGAAAGTTCTCAAGGACGCGGGCCTGATCATCGGCGAGATCAAGGGACCGAGTACCTGCTACTGCGTCGATCCCGGCAAGCTGAGGCGACTGCGGATGCTGGTGGCCTCGCTGTAG